Proteins from one Fragaria vesca subsp. vesca linkage group LG6, FraVesHawaii_1.0, whole genome shotgun sequence genomic window:
- the LOC101295637 gene encoding pentatricopeptide repeat-containing protein At3g02330-like, with amino-acid sequence MNCLTRSFFSKPLTPKPIPLYLTFSTFKTFSQIFQQCAHGRALHPGKQAHARMLISGFDPTVFVSNCLIQMYLKCRVLRYAAKVFDEMPQRDTVSWNTMIFGYAESGDMGLAQACFDAMPARDVVSWNSLVSGYLRNGECFETIDVYVKMVSAGVGFDRTTSAVVLKACAAMEEIELGIQIHCVSVKMAFDIDVYTGSALADMYAKCRRLDCSLRVFHELPEKNSVLWSAVIAGSVQNDRFVMAVELFNEMQRAGVGVSQATYASVFRSCAGLSAYSLGTQLHGHAVKTQFHSDVVVGTATLDMYAKSDNVADARKMFNSMPNRNLQSYNAMIVGYARNGQGFEALQLFMLLQKSGTGLDEITLSGALNACAMIKGRLEGLQLQGLVIKSSFRSNVCVTNAILDMYGKCGDVFGASHVFDEMVRRDAVSWNAIIAAHEQNKNKVGTLSCFVSMLRSRMEPDEFTYGSVLKACAGQRSLNHGMEIHSKIIKSGKGTNLFIGGALVDMYSKCGMMEEAEKVHHRTEQTMVSWNAIISGFSLLKQNEDAQTFFSQMLEIGAKPDNFTYATVLDTCANLATVGLGKQIHAQIIKHELQSDVYVTSTLVDMYAKCGNMQDSLLMFKKAPKRDAVTWNAMISGFANFGLGEDALRIFKNMQLENVEPNHATFVSILRACGHIGNAEQGLYYFRTMLSDYGLKPQLEHYSCMVDIIGRSGQVDEALRLIQDMPYEPDDVIWRNLLSICKLHGNVQVAEIAANFIWQLDPQDSSTYVLLSHIYAEAGMWGEVSKMRRRMRYDGMKKEPGCSWIEVKDEVHAFFVGDKAHPRSTELYERLDLLVVEMMGIGYRPEIEFVFSENMEE; translated from the coding sequence ATTGCCTCATCCAAATGTACCTCAAATGCCGCGTTTTGCGCTATGCAGCCAAGGTGTTCGACGAAATGCCTCAAAGGGACACTGTGTCGTGGAACACCATGATTTTCGGGTACGCCGAGAGCGGCGACATGGGGCTTGCGCAGGCCTGTTTTGACGCAATGCCGGCGAGAGATGTGGTTTCTTGGAACTCGTTGGTTTCGGGGTACTTGCGCAACGGGGAGTGTTTCGAGACCATTGATGTGTATGTGAAGATGGTGAGTGCTGGGGTGGGATTCGACCGTACTACGTCTGCTGTTGTATTGAAAGCGTGTGCCGCCATGGAGGAGATTGAATTGGGGATTCAAATTCACTGTGTTTCGGTCAAGATGGCTTTCGACATTGATGTGTACACGGGGAGTGCTTTAGCTGATATGTATGCCAAGTGTAGGAGGCTAGATTGTTCACTTCGGGTTTTTCATGAACTGCCTGAGAAGAATTCGGTGTTGTGGAGCGCTGTGATTGCTGGTTCGGTGCAGAATGATAGGTTTGTGATGGCTGTGGAACTGTTTAATGAGATGCAGAGAGCCGGCGTTGGGGTGAGTCAAGCTACCTATGCTAGTGTTTTCAGGTCGTGTGCAGGGTTATCTGCGTATAGTTTAGGCACTCAGTTACATGGGCATGCTGTCAAAACACAGTTTCATTCTGATGTCGTGGTTGGTACTGCCACATTGGACATGTACGCAAAATCTGACAATGTAGCTGATGCCAGAAAGATGTTTAACTCGATGCCCAACCGAAATTTGCAGTCTTATAATGCAATGATAGTTGGCTATGCTCGAAATGGGCAAGGTTTTGAAGCTCTGCAGCTCTTTATGCTTCTGCAGAAGTCTGGCACTGGGTTAGATGAAATAACATTGTCTGGTGCCCTTAATGCTTGTGCAATGATCAAAGGACGCTTGGAGGGCCTTCAACTACAAGGATTAGTTATTAAGAGTAGTTTCAGATCCAATGTATGTGTAACAAATGCAATTCTCGACATGTATGGTAAATGCGGAGATGTGTTTGGAGCTTCTCATGTGTTTGATGAGATGGTACGAAGAGATGCCGTGTCTTGGAATGCAATTATTGCAGCTCACGAACAGAACAAAAATAAAGTGGGCACACTTTCCTGTTTTGTTTCCATGTTACGCTCAAGGATGGAACCTGACGAGTTCACCTATGGTAGTGTTTTAAAAGCTTGTGCAGGTCAGCGTTCTTTAAACCATGGTATGGAAATCCATAGCAAAATAATTAAATCTGGAAAGGGCACGAACTTGTTTATTGGTGGTGCCCTTGTTGACATGTACTCAAAGTGTGGAATGATGGAAGAGGCCGAAAAAGTACATCATAGAACAGAACAGACGATGGTCTCATGGAACGCGATCATATCTGGTTTTTCACTGCTTAAGCAAAATGAGGATGCACAGACCTTTTTTTCTCAGATGTTGGAAATAGGAGCAAAGCCTGATAATTTCACATATGCAACAGTGCTGGATACTTGTGCGAATTTGGCTACTGTGGGACTGGGGAAACAGATCCATGCTCAAATTATCAAGCATGAATTGCAATCAGATGTATATGTGACCAGCACCCTTGTTGATATGTATGCCAAGTGTGGTAACATGCAAGACTCTCTTCTTATGTTCAAGAAAGCACCTAAGCGGGATGCTGTGACATGGAATGCCATGATTTCTGGCTTTGCAAACTTTGGTCTCGGAGAAGATGCCCTTAGAATTTTTAAAAATATGCAGCTTGAGAATGTGGAGCCAAACCACGCAACATTTGTTTCCATCCTCCGAGCTTGTGGACACATTGGAAATGCTGAACAAGGTTTATACTACTTCCGGACAATGCTTTCTGACTATGGGTTGAAGCCTCAGTTGGAGCATTACTCGTGTATGGTGGATATTATAGGGAGGTCGGGCCAAGTCGATGAAGCACTGAGACTTATTCAAGATATGCCTTATGAACCTGATGATGTCATATGGAGAAATCTGCTTAGCATTTGCAAGCTTCATGGGAATGTACAAGTGGCTGAAATAGCAGCCAACTTTATTTGGCAATTGGATCCACAAGACTCTTCTACCTATGTTCTGTTGTCACATATATATGCTGAAGCTGGAATGTGGGGGGAGGTGTCAAAGATGAGGAGAAGAATGAGGTATGATGGGATGAAGAAGGAGCCGGGTTGCAGCTGGATTGAGGTAAAAGATGAAGTACATGCTTTTTTTGTTGGGGACAAGGCTCATCCAAGAAGTACGGAGCTATATGAGAGACTTGATTTGTTAGTTGTTGAGATGATGGGGATTGGTTATAGGCCAGAAATTGAATTTGTGTTTAGTGAGAATATGGAAGAGTAG